One Cryptomeria japonica chromosome 9, Sugi_1.0, whole genome shotgun sequence genomic window carries:
- the LOC131858388 gene encoding uncharacterized protein LOC131858388, with protein sequence MHKEKGQLTKQDGPPFEITLFRQYLQYTYWACGQVCGEKVLDVTRIGPLVLAIDIQMHEPRPFDYATYLTEKLHEGFLNKGFVARGIKGDSHEQRWTGPTSSIMGILVGLEGLREEGDSESGSDENIAVSTLRALELEEVVESQEQILVRINANADVRLEEHSTFVADEVFVQSKEFKKDVKLDIQGVDDIFIGSRFEHLLEVLREFWTNCQKTLDNMASHKRTLNMLKALLKDKSADEKVVEKIQRRLNKHKAFGVDIKQEVTDCKDIVRGGNGYDNNQNNGNSRGSNGNHGNGNGGNINNNNGNNGNIDGGGDNGNNGNNGNDNSGGFNRGNMNNQTNNQTTATIENNRKVAGKVSKRDDPKLYKSRVPKKDELTQIMDMLKDLKEQCMIAQGFIEEENHNEDCEPTVNVLSFDPYWGRDEDSSEGKIFSNMQQRRENQHYNIRQVFLDDDDEDIPSLRTLFQNDIVPSLRNLTEEENKAFTIATVEQVKSNYQLKNRNVNNEQGKPTSVFAKVKKLEGNTDNTFKSKDANAKKGKEAILGQAKKEDMPVTSQIVRTC encoded by the exons ATGCACAAGGAGAAAGGACAACTCACAAAGCAGGATGGTCCTCCTTTCGAAATTACTCTGTTCAGACAATACTTGCAATACACATACTGGGCATGTGGCCAAGTCTGCGGGGAAAAAGTACTTGATGTCACAAGGATAGGCCCATTGGTGCTAGCTATAgatattcaaatgcatgagccaaggccatttgattatgcaacttacttgaCAGAGAAGCTGCATGAAGGGTTCTTGA ATAAGGGGTTTGTGGCCAGAGGAATTAAGGGTGACTCCCACGAACAAAGATGGACGGGACCAACCAGTTCAATTATGGGTATCCTTGTGGGACTCGAG GGACTAAGAGAAGAAGGAGATTCTGAGAGTGGATCTGATGAGAATATAGCTGTATCAACCCTCCGTGCACTTGAATTAGAAGAAGTGGTAGAGAGCCAGGAGCAAATCCTGGTGAGAATAAATGCCAATGCAGATGTAAGACTTGAAGAGCATTCAACTTTTGTTGCAGATGAGGTTTTTGTACAGTCAAAGGAGTTCAA AAAGGATGTAAAATTGGACATACAGGGTGTTGATGATatctttattggatcaag GTTTGAACATTTATTGGAAGTTCTTAGAGAATTCTGGACAAATTGTCAGAAGACCCTagataatatggcttctcataaAAGAACTTTGAACATgctgaaggcattgttgaaagacAAGAGTGCCGATGAGAAAGTGgttgagaagatccagagaagaTTGAATAAACATAAAGCGTTTGGTGTGGACATTAAACAAGAAGTTACAGATTGcaaagatattgttag aggagGTAATGGGTATGACAACAACCAAAATAATGGAAATAGTAGGGGTAGTAATGGCAATCATGGAAATGGTAATGGTGGAAATATAAACAACAATAATGGAAATAATGGCAATATTGATGGTGGTGGAGACAACGGGAACAATGGTAATAATGGGAATGACAACAGTGGTGGATTCAACAGAGGAAATATGAACAATCAAACCAACAATCAG ACAACTGCTACCATTGAGAATAACAGGAAAGTTGCTGGGAAGGTTTCCAAGAGggatgatccaaagttgtacaaaTCCAGGGTTCCTAAGAAAGATGAACTTactcaaatcatggacatgcttaaggacctaaagg AACAGTGCATGATTGCCCAAGGTTTTATAGAGGAGGAAAATCATAACGAGGATTGTGAACCTACTGTAAATGTTCTTTCAtttgatccatattggggaagggaTGAAGACTCATCCGAGGGGAAAATTTTTTCTAATATGCAACAAAGGAGAGAAAATCAGCATTACAATATACGACAGgtctttttagatgatgatgatgaagacattccatCTTTGAGAACATTGTTTCAGAATGATATAGTGCCTTCATTAAGGAATTTAACTGAGGAAGAAAATAAAGCCTTCACTATTGCAACAGTAGAACAAGTAAAGAGCAATTATCAGCTGAAaaataggaatgtaaataatgaGCAAGGCAAGCCAACAAGTGTGTTTGCCAAAGTTAAAAAACTAGAAGGGAACACAGACAACACTTTCAAAAGCAAAGATGCAAatgccaaaaagggaaaggaagcaaTACTAGGACAGGCCAAGAAAGAAGACATGCCTGTAACGTCacaaattgtacgcacttgctaa